Within the Drosophila miranda strain MSH22 chromosome Y unlocalized genomic scaffold, D.miranda_PacBio2.1 Contig_Y2_pilon, whole genome shotgun sequence genome, the region TCTACCGTTGTCATTCCCCCTGCTAATcgccacacacaaacacacacacacaggtgGGCAATGGCCAACAGATTGGGGAAGTGGCCGGGTCCGGCCTGGccgcgatgcgatgcgatgcgtcCAGCCCAAGTTCAATGCGAGAAAGCTGATTTTGGAAAATCTATGGCTTCGCGCAGTCACAAGTTCACAAGAGTGTTCCACATCCGGGTGAACCATATTCGATGCGACTCAGGACCTAATATTTACGTGTTCTTAAAGCTATTTGATGGGGACTCTTTTGAAACCTCTTCGTTCGTGAAGATAGCTTTTAAGAGACCGGAGTCCTGAGCCCAATGCGTCACCCATTCCTAGGTCACTGGCGCTATTTCCTctctgctgccactgccactgccgctgcagcCGCTTCCCGTATCGAGTGCTCGCTAATCCAATTGGTGGCGCAAATGCATATGTAGGATTGAAATGGGAAGGCTTTCAGACGGAAAACTACAAAATATCGACGGAATACCCAGCCCGAGGCGAGTGCAAAGGGAATCAGGGAAAGCTTTGAAGTAGCTGCCCTGCCGGCGAATAGGAGCCACCACTGGATACCAGGAAGAGTAATAGCAGGCGGCTCCCCTACCCAGGATAAGGTTATTGAAAATAGAAAAAGGAACAAGAAAAAGAAATAGCTAGAGCAAAGCTAGAAGCTACTTAGCAGTAGCTGGTGAttcaggggcaggggcattcGCAGGGCCATGGTCAGGGGCACGTCTGGGGGACGGGACTGAGAATTGGCACATAGGAGCTTTTTCTAACAATAGTTTGCTAGTTATAGGTATCATGCCACCAGCTGGACGGGGGTACGTTCTTATCTTTTTCTTATATGCATATGATAAGGGGATACTAACTATCTTTCCATTTGTCTTCTTAATCTCGATATGACTTCTGCGGCTAGGCTACTGTTGTCTCCTTCGTGGATCTGGTCAGATCAGGGAGAACTTCCTCCAGACGCGGAAATGCGATAGAGTTACTCATTGCGACTATAATTACATTGTGCCCTGCACTGTTGCAGCCGCTTATCAAAAGTAAACCATATAGcacatataaatatatgtgTACAGTGCGTTTGGGAAATTCTATCAATGTTTGCGAGCTTGATTGATGCATGCAATTTTCATCTCAGGCAACAAGTGGTCGGTCGGGATGTCAATAGGTTGCAGTAGATGTGCGCAGGGGCGCTACTTACTCAGTTCTTTATCGGAGATAGAAATCCACTTAATCTGACGAGATTCTCCAATACGATGTTCTGTCCttcctttctttttgtttgccaGCACTAAGCAATACAAAAAATAGATTTTTTCCTTTGCTGGCTCTCTGAGTGTTTTGTTGTGGTTTTCCCTGCGGTTTGACTTAATCGGTGTCGTTATGTTTGGACACCCGGGGTAGTGGTGGTTcctatataaatatgtatatatggtGTGATATATATCTCGACATATATTTGTATACATATATCGTCTCCACAGGCTTTTGTTGGAGTTAAATTAAAATGTTTTTTTATGGCTTTGCTTGTTCTGGTtttgtgctgtgctgttgTCTGCTTAAACTAATTCAAAAGCATATTTCGTTTAGTTGGTTTGCGGTTTGGAAAACATTTGTTTTAAGGAACGTGTAGTTGATTGATTAATTTTACTGGTGCGTTTGTCCTACAATAAAAATGACTTCTTCTTTGTCCCTTCCTCGACTTGGCGCTTAATGTAAATTTGATGCtatataaatgtatatattaatttttttgtttttcctttctttcttttgctTTGCGTGTGCCTCCGAGGGATGTCGCTGTtgtttttcttgttgttgttgttgttcttaaGCACCAGTTTGTAAATGCAAAAAAGTTTCAACAAATATCCATTGTACGTGCTATTGAAACAGAAAGGTTGTATGACGACTACGACGATCTGCACAAAAACGTTAATTTCTTTCACACGCAACACTTAATGGCTCCTTTTGTGTTTAATTTTCTGCATACTTTATGCTTCTtgtgtttgtttatttttctgTATGCAGTGGAACTGCAGGTGGAATAAGagtgagagagtgagagaaacGAAAAAGAGAGTAAGAACAGAGCAGAAATTATTAGAATGCATTGCCAATACGAGTACAATTGTCGTATCGACAATCCCACCACCCATCAGCGCCACCCACAATCGTATCATGGCCTGCACTGCCTTATCGACACCCACAGGGAACTCATGTCAGGCAGGGGCCTAACGAGCCTTTTGTATTTGTTCTTTATATTCTCGTATAAACACTCGAAAACGCTCAATTATCGCCCATCCAACCCCCACGACAGAGTTTTTGCAAcacttttggtttttttttttgtggctatgccatagctcgcaaataactgttgacactttcggcgtgtctgataaaaacctctcattgacggacacattgagaaaatggactgaaaagacccgatcaaatctgtttttgctcaactcgctctttGCTAAAGCAAAGACCGATTTCttcacttctcttttgttcctgtttttcactgagcatcttgtcgcgagtgaacgaacaaagtgtcttttgcgtatgtatgcgtgcttgtacgtgtgaAGCTTATGGCAACGATCAATTTTTGTGAATTCTATACGGTTTGACTATtggagcttaaaatgaatcgtgaaaagcaaaacgaaaatgttcgtttgccaattttgcaaataaatatacatattacaatacaatagcccaaaagatgcggaaaacatgaataaatatacatatacacgaaaaaaactaaaaacactttagacacttttttggttctgctcatctaaagacacttttgctgtgagcgcttgaccaaagtgaCAACTTAGAGAGActaagttgttattgtgagacacgatcgtgtgtcgggctcacccgaaaacccgaaacacataacacaagcgaagagacaaaaagtgttctgctcagtgagagaccgtgtcttcgtggtctttttcggttttgtcagtgacgagacagcaaagggaaaaagtgttgaccgtcgtttgcgagctatggGCTATGGTGTTTTTTGCTGACAAGCAGTGCCCTGCAGTGTTGTCACCGCTATATCTGTTTCACTCGCACTCCCTAGAGCGGCGAACTGCTTTATCGGCGAAACGAATACACACAGAGCGACGACGACGGGCGAGGCCAAAAACGAACATGAAAAAATTTTGGTGGAAAAGCAACGCGAAAATTGCCTAATTCGCTCAACAATTGTTTAACATTACTTTTATTTGGCGTTTGCTCAGGCCGTTGCACATGCATTTCAACTTAAAGCGCACTTCACAATCGATTTCGGGGTGTTTTTTTGTGCCGACTGGGAATTGTGGTGTCGAGACGGAGACCAGGAGACGATTCGATTGCTGGTTGCCTGGCTGTCGGTGTGTCCACGGATTTTTGGCGAAACTCACAACATATTTGATTTTGCATTGTTCGCTAACGTTGACGCACGACCAGAAACTTTTTTCGcttttttcttgaattttttCAAGTATTTACACACGCAAAATCCACacagcagtgtgaccgcggatttatcgataaagtataccgtccgaccctcagaaatataccgaaacataccgcctcaatttcaaaatataccgtataTATACtgaaaatatactgacgaattcaagttctatttgacatattcctcgtttttgatattccgacgaatattactagctatatagagcatttagccatgccatcAAAATTTTATACGaatgatgaatcaattttctatttaactggtgtattcttaatacttgcttttattgcattttgcgtaaaaagaggtttaaacgaacaaaaaaagagtcgcTGTATTGCGTGTAAGCCGTAGTATATGCCTTTTTATACCCTATTTTGCTAATTTTATTTGACGGTATAAATAttgatatgaagataaaacgtaaccttttctcaaattgacattttttagacatattcatgtatatgatgagtgttttgaatatatatctcgatcctgatacctattcttggtccctacaagaagacaataagctttaaaatatcgttgaaatattgaaaataatattaaataatattgaataatattaaaatatagtgaaaataaattgtttttgcctgggatgacaaacattttcacaattctataacatccatttcccccagggtatgtgtgcatggaatgggactcattgttgtcaaccggttttgacgactaattcctGGTTATTctttcttccgtcgaatattcccagctatatagaTCTCTCAGTTTAGCCCAGATAGTTTTATATGATTGTTGAATCAATTTTGATCAGGAttaactacttttaagtacttgcatgttttttgtttttacaaAAACACGGCTtcaacaaaaatgttcaatAGTCGCAGGTTGTgacgtcaatgttgctggtatttgcagACTCATTTCTTGTCAACCAGAGTGTGGacctttgtataccctatttcgtgaATATTATATAAAGATACTGTGTTCCAACCTGCTTTCAAACGTAATTAGTAAAGACCTTGTCTTAGattgaattttttttgttctatTCATGCATTTGATTAGGTGTTTTTATATAAATCCTGATCCCAGTACCAGTTCTTGGTCTCTGTAGACAGACGATGCGCTGCAAAATATCGTTTAAAACAGAGACTATCTAGTTTCTGCATTAATTAGAGCCTGGAATGACACACATTTCTGCAATTATATATCATctgtgtgcatggaattagcagcatgtttgtgtatggaatgagactcattgCTGCACATGCGCAAcatttgtgtatggaatgagactcaCTGTTGTCAATCGGGTAAAAGAGGTCCTTACCCGATTCAAGTTCtgttatcgatactatcgactggTTACGAGTGCTGCGCGCCAAATCTAACTTTTTTGAATGTGAGCGACAAGGATTTAAATGTTTAAATGGATTCTCGCAAGAAAATAAGTGTGACCGTATAAAAATATGATCTGAAATCGATAAAAGGTTTTTCTCAAAAATTCTTAAAACTGACTTTTTTACACTTTGTTCTTACTTTATTTGGTGCGCTcgctcactcatacatacacAATCCAGCGTCATATTAACTCGCACTTCAGATTTGGTGGTGTCGGAAGAATCCCTCTTAGATATTAGAGGGATTAAAGTGCTCTATATCTGTCGCTCTAAACTCGATTTGCGAGAGCGATAATTGGCGCACCACCAGTTGAAATAACTAGCTAGCTAATAGTGTCAGCTACAATGCTCATTGCACACTCACCGTTAATGGTCGCCTCTTGCTGCTGGCGAATATTTTCAGGCCGTTATTTTCTTCATTTAAGGCCCATGAAAGCGCCGTATGAAAAACCTCTACATTTGAGATGTTTTCTCCACGACTTCTACATTGCACAGATATATACGGTTACACTGCCACGATTTCTATCGTTAAGATTCGATAACCTGCCGCACAAAATAGGCTGCTGTCATCTTTAACCAAATACGGTCACCCTGCTGCTCCACACCGATATACTACCGATTGCCAAATATCGAACTCCCATTGCTGCAAATTACCCGCACTCCGTTCAAATTTAAAATCCAAATACTTCGTTTAATCTAtgttttatttgcatttttgTAAATTATTATCATTTTTTCAATATATTCATGCGATAAATAAGTGTttaaatgtattaaataaaatttaaataataacTTTACAGTGTGCACAATTTAAACAATTATTTCGTGTCGGGTCAAGCAATTCATTCGATTTATAATCAATTAAAGTAAAATAAAACCTCGAATCGATCTGTTAGTGACTATTGGATTGTTCTCGTGTTATAAAGCTGGCGCTAGTTCGAGTTTGTTTAACAAAAatataaagaaaaaaataCAATTACAAGTTCCTATCTGAAAacaatttccatttccaaatCAAAATCCAAGTCCTGTCCTGGAGTCAACAGACTGGAATTTCTACTGGCCATCCCGATTCACTCCAGATACACGATACACACAATTGACTATAAAAAACTCGTACTACATATTTGCAAAATACACATACAAAATGTTCAGGTTAAGGTTATATTCTCCTCCATGTTGTGTGTGTTGCCTTTAACTTATTACACTTTGTTCGCATTAATTATGAGCACAATAGTAGTTTTAACAAATAATATAACTAGAAAACTAATAAACTAGAAACTAATAAAACTAGAAAATAAAATTTGAAACGTCCTCAAAATGTGGTGTGTGCCAAAATGCCAATCGCTTCGATATTCCTTAgcgtggtgtggtgtggtctGCCATGGCGTTCaacaataataattaataataactGGAAGCACTGCTCTAACAATCGACGGATTGCTAATCGAAAGAATGCGTTTCACAGAACAAGACaattttaataatgaaagTTTGGCCAATTGTTTGGATTGGGATTTCCGTTTTGTAGACATTTATGGTTTAACAAAATGTTGGGTGGGGTGTGATGGCGTGGGGACTGCAGTTTGTGTGGCTGTTTGGTGGATTGGTTCTCAGCTCCGGCTCCGGTCGTCCACCTCCGCTCAGATGGGGCGCGTGAAGTTGGCGGGGAAGAGGCCCTTCTCGCTGGTGCCCTCCTTCTGACCCATTAGCCAGCCCTCCTCCTGTAAATTGGCAAGGAAAAACTGCACTCAATAAAGACAAGAAGTGTGTCCATCTGCCACAAGCGGGGAGGGATTTCAACTGCATTAACTTTACCTGATCCTCGGGATCATCGTACTCGATCACGCGAATGGTGTCCCCAATTTCGAAGCTCAGCTCGTCCACATCCTCCTTCACGTAGCCGTAGGTGGCCTTCACTCGGTAGAGCACGCCGGCCGGTAAATCAGCCGTGTTGGCATCTGTGTGGAAAGAGAAGTGCGGTTCTGGTTTAGTTTAGGACCCGTGCTCAAGTAGCATAGCTCTGTTTAGTAGACTAAAACGCACGCAGCGGAACAACAAAGTTGCAATCTTGGCCAAACGGGGTTAGTATTCCTCGTGGAGTTAGTGGTCAGGGCTCTGTGTCCAGGAGGGGGTCAGTGGGTATCAGCGCGGGGAATAAACCAACGATTGAAGCAGCGTATGTGCAAGCGATTAATGAATGACATTATGGATAGATGGAATTGATTGGTGTTTGATCGTGAATCGAGTGTGGGTGGTTGAGCTGGATAAATCAATAATAAtagtgtggagataatgttttttatccccaatcggccgactaattatttcgaattaaataaagctcggcgcagaaataaaattacgatatgttctttaatgcgtgacatccaaattgcaagtgtggcttgcctgccctttacattgccgctccgatcgctaagcgcagcttcgctcggccgacgtcggtaggcatacgcaaagcggagatagcgaagagcgagctggcagagagcgtttagcagggcaagcaagcgcaaagctttaacaaacaaatgagtgacatagacataagtaacaaacaaaataagcggctgagggccaagaattaggtgctatttggcaagcagctaatcggcagggttctgctccgaacattcaccccccgttggaaggcaaaggctttcaacagatccatcctgaaggggcagaaccgctattcttccaacggccctcttgaagatgcttgcttggcgcagctggcggctacgctgggatgatcgtcgaacgcagcaatcggcgcttctttacgaaggcggcttgtcgtgattacgtcttgatcatcgggaacctctgtaattgcatagaatggcaggaaacttggcaatgtagaaattgttgagagttgaatttcatttagcgtggatatgtaggtttttaatatatggaaaagttcgcgctgcagttcctgattctccgatcgcagtttttccacttgcacctggcactcgagcagctgcttcctgcattgctgctctaagttttggtactccagcgttgtgggtcgaaaatcgtcaatagagatgcacgaggaatttttaaaagcggctaaagctgcacgcttattctccgagctatcaatgcttcctgatactatccaaccaagttttgtcacctgcaatgttggcaattgggctgatagtcgaatctgtccgacgcacattaaatcgaagaacaaaccagaacctatcaacagatcgatacgttggggcttggagaaattaggatcagctagtcttagattattcggcattggccaatcctttgcgtctacgccgaagttaggctgcatttccgtaattgagttggtgacaattgcagcgaaggaagctcgatagcttgcgtcctgggattgtacaactatatgtacagacttgctcgaaggtagaatggaatctccgattccagagatgtgaacataagacgagcgatgatccaactgcaactgatcagcaaatctagatgttacaaagttagcctgtgatgcagaatccaaaatggcacgacatgggataagtgctccataacgatctgttacatggacgagggcagtaggtagcaacacgttctggctaggctgagatttctggatcgaggggggagggctagaacacccgcttgctagaagcacagtcgcggcctcttgctggatcgattcctcggccggtgaagaggaagatgaagcaccagttcccgatggaatgtggagtagcgtgtgatgtttggcctggcaatgcctgcaaagtcctgacctgcacctctgcaattcatggcctttgttgaggcagttcaaacacaagcggctcttctttgcttctttgtattgttcaaacgcagagagattcaggaattcctgacatctagatatgtaatgctcggaggaaatgcaatggttacatatggggttaggatggtcgctactggaggtgataagggtgacaggtttgtcttctcccacctgctggctaggaattgttaccatagccgatcccaaattttccagcatccgacatcttgcttccaagaatgaggccatgcttgacccccgaggcaatcctgacgtcggcaagttctcttcccatttctccttggtcttgtggtccaatttcgtgcctatgatgaagatcagcaacccatcggatatctcctgcggggtcgccaaggtctgaagggcacgcaagtgcgaattgattttgtcgctgaacgcgcgcaagccgatagccgagaccttctccaccccttgcagcccgaaaatagccttgacgtgtgcctgaaaatgtaacagtttattatcgaatcgcaacattagtaaattcaacgccttgtggtaattctcctcagaaagttccaaggaacgaatcgtatccagcgcagcaccatctagacatccacgaagatattggaatttttccatgattggtatacgatggtctttgtgcaccattgtcgagaacatcgagtggaattctggccaatccatgtagttcccaccgaatcgcggaagctgcaactcgggcattcgagaacggcctatactattagaGGCGCAAcatttgtgtatggaatgagactcaCTGTTGTCAATCGGGTAAAAGAGGTCCTTACCCGATTCAAGTTCtgttatcgatactatcgactggTTACGAGTGCTGCGCGCCAAATCTAACTTTTTTGAATGTGAGCGACAAGGATTTAAATGTTTAAATGGATTCTCGCAAGAAAATAAGTGTGACCGTATAAAAATATGATCTGAAATCGATAAAAGGTTTTTCTCAAAAATTCTTAAAACTGACTTTTTTACACTTTGTTCTTACTTTATTTGGTGCGCTcgctcactcatacatacacAATCCAGCGTCATATTAACTCGCACTTCAGATTTGGTGGTGTCGGAAGAATCCCTCTTAGATATTAGAGGGATTAAAGTGCTCTATATCTGTCGCTCTAAACTCGATTTGCGAGAGCGATAATTGGCGCACCACCAGTTGAAATAACTAGCTAGCTAACTAGCCTCTACATTTGAGATGTTTTCTCCACGACTTCTACATTGCACAGATATATACGGTTACACTGCCACGATTTCTATCGTTAAGATTCGATAACCTGCCGCACAAAATAGGCTGCTGTCATCTTTAACCAAATACGGTCACCCTGCTGCTCCACACCGATATACTACCGATTGCCAAATATCGAACTCCCATTGCTGCAAATTACC harbors:
- the LOC117192559 gene encoding uncharacterized protein LOC117192559, translated to MFSTAYRKINKHKKHKVCRKLNTKGAIKCCV